From the genome of Candidatus Tectomicrobia bacterium, one region includes:
- a CDS encoding ABC transporter substrate-binding protein, producing MKARLALIAAALLLLGAAPGAHAAKRGGTLRVAMEGDTTDLDVVKVGWPLKVYRESLGTGLMSVNENFEFTGDLARSWELSDEGRVLTLRLHPGGTYHDGAPLDAESVKWNFGLVTGEVVPKWLQEARKKNPKAQIPNSFKAYLSHVQKVEVVDKYTLRIHQKDIGKAQTFEALAATFTRFVLVSPKAYDMDIEKFSRSPVLSGPFKFVEWKRNQHLFAERHKGYFDKNLPYVDRIEFYFMPDANQRMNALTSGQIDIINNLPLSLYETAKKAPGVRTYLGRTTTNYAFPYNVQLPMWKDIRVRKAISCYGVDRAGIAKTALRGLGQPWNSVSPPGAVDALDLTKECPYDPEKARKLLAEAGYGPAKPFKFTMTTNNSDPAHLEVAQALKSQFARIGADMDIRVVDYATWNRAFVVQRRLEITLQNTLSSLTVNTNSHVFYSKSGLDYYNIKDPKLDGLVEAWRSTIDPRRQIEASHRIQRYMAEMAYYPAIAGFPFIQASRADVKGFHYLGKLMNDFRGVWLDR from the coding sequence ATGAAAGCCCGCCTGGCATTGATCGCCGCCGCCCTGCTGCTGCTCGGCGCCGCGCCCGGCGCCCACGCCGCCAAGCGCGGCGGGACCCTGCGCGTGGCCATGGAGGGGGACACCACCGACCTCGACGTCGTCAAGGTCGGCTGGCCCCTCAAGGTGTACCGGGAGAGCCTCGGCACCGGCCTCATGTCCGTGAACGAGAACTTCGAGTTCACGGGAGACTTGGCGCGGAGCTGGGAGCTCTCCGACGAAGGGCGGGTCCTCACCCTGAGGCTCCACCCCGGCGGGACCTACCACGACGGGGCCCCGCTCGACGCCGAGTCGGTGAAGTGGAACTTCGGCCTCGTCACGGGCGAGGTGGTGCCGAAGTGGCTGCAGGAGGCCCGGAAGAAGAACCCGAAGGCGCAGATACCCAACAGCTTCAAGGCCTACCTGAGCCACGTCCAGAAGGTGGAGGTGGTGGACAAGTACACCCTCCGCATCCACCAGAAGGACATCGGCAAGGCCCAGACCTTCGAGGCCCTGGCCGCCACCTTCACCCGGTTCGTGCTCGTCTCGCCCAAGGCCTACGACATGGACATCGAGAAGTTCAGCCGGTCGCCGGTCCTGAGCGGTCCCTTCAAGTTCGTGGAGTGGAAGCGCAACCAGCACCTCTTCGCCGAGCGCCACAAGGGCTACTTCGACAAGAACCTGCCCTACGTGGACCGGATCGAGTTCTACTTCATGCCCGACGCCAACCAGCGGATGAACGCCCTGACCTCCGGGCAGATCGACATCATCAACAACCTGCCCCTGTCCCTCTACGAGACGGCCAAGAAGGCGCCCGGCGTCCGGACCTACCTCGGCCGGACCACCACCAACTACGCCTTCCCCTACAACGTGCAGCTTCCGATGTGGAAGGACATCCGCGTCCGGAAGGCCATCTCGTGCTACGGGGTGGACCGGGCCGGGATCGCCAAGACCGCCCTGCGCGGCCTCGGGCAGCCCTGGAACAGCGTCTCCCCCCCCGGGGCCGTCGACGCCCTCGACCTCACCAAGGAGTGCCCCTACGATCCGGAGAAGGCCAGGAAGCTCCTCGCCGAGGCGGGCTACGGGCCGGCCAAGCCCTTCAAGTTCACCATGACCACCAACAACTCCGATCCGGCCCACCTCGAGGTGGCCCAGGCGCTGAAGTCCCAGTTCGCCCGGATCGGGGCGGACATGGACATCCGGGTGGTGGACTACGCCACCTGGAACCGCGCCTTCGTGGTCCAGCGCAGGCTGGAGATCACCCTTCAAAACACGCTCTCCTCGCTGACCGTGAACACCAATTCCCACGTCTTCTACTCGAAGTCGGGGCTCGACTACTACAACATCAAGGACCCCAAGCTGGACGGCCTCGTGGAGGCCTGGCGCTCCACCATCGACCCGCGCCGGCAGATCGAGGCCAGCCACCGCATCCAGCGGTACATGGCCGAGATGGCCTACTACCCGGCCATCGCCGGGTTCCCGTTCATCCAGGCGTCGCGGGCGGACGTGAAGGGCTTCCACTACCTGGGCAAGCTGATGAACGACTTCCGCGGGGTGTGGCTGGACAGGTAA
- a CDS encoding ABC transporter substrate-binding protein translates to MMWTRTAAVMAALALVLAPAAGAEAAKRGGTLRIGIEGEAPDLNVIGINFARKVYREAMGNGLVRLDENFEVVGDAAKEWEVSEDGRIITFKLHPGGTYHDGAPLDAASVKWNLDLINKTAPKWAEEMKKKNPKYKWRNIWVGYLFHIDQVDVIDKYTVRVRQKDLGKAQTFDAMSSAFSRFVLVSPKAYDTDLEKFRLHPVLSGPFKFVEWKRNQHLFAERHKGYFDKNLPYVDRIEFYFMPDANQRMNALAAGQIDIINNLPLPLYETAKKTEGVKVLVGPNTINYAVPINGQMDPWKDVRVRRALGCYGIDRAQIVRTALRGLGKPWASYSPAGAKDALDLTKECPHDPAKAKKLLAEAGYGPGKPLKITLTTNNSDPAHLEVSQALKSQFGQLGVDMEIRVVDYATWNRAFVAQRRLQLTLQNTLSSRTVNSNSHTIHSKSGIDYYNIKDPKVDAFLDEWRSNIDPRKQLEASHKLQRYMVEQGYYPNIASFGLLQAARDYVKGFTNLGKLMLDYRAVWLDK, encoded by the coding sequence ATGATGTGGACGCGGACCGCGGCCGTCATGGCCGCCCTGGCCCTCGTCCTGGCCCCCGCGGCCGGGGCGGAGGCCGCCAAGCGCGGCGGCACGCTGCGCATCGGAATCGAGGGCGAGGCGCCGGACCTGAACGTCATCGGCATCAACTTCGCCCGCAAGGTGTACCGCGAGGCGATGGGCAACGGCCTGGTCCGCCTCGACGAGAACTTCGAGGTCGTGGGAGACGCGGCCAAGGAGTGGGAGGTCTCCGAGGACGGGCGCATCATCACCTTCAAGCTCCATCCCGGGGGCACCTACCACGACGGCGCCCCGCTCGACGCCGCGTCCGTCAAGTGGAACCTCGACCTCATCAACAAGACGGCCCCGAAGTGGGCCGAGGAGATGAAGAAGAAGAACCCCAAGTACAAGTGGCGCAACATCTGGGTGGGCTATCTCTTCCACATCGACCAGGTGGATGTCATCGACAAGTACACCGTCCGGGTCCGCCAGAAGGACCTGGGCAAGGCGCAGACCTTCGACGCCATGTCGAGCGCCTTCTCCCGCTTCGTGCTCGTCTCGCCCAAGGCCTACGACACGGACCTCGAGAAGTTCCGCCTCCACCCGGTCCTGAGCGGTCCCTTCAAGTTCGTGGAGTGGAAGCGCAACCAGCACCTCTTCGCCGAGCGCCACAAGGGCTACTTCGACAAGAACCTGCCCTACGTGGACCGGATCGAGTTCTACTTCATGCCGGACGCCAACCAGCGGATGAACGCCCTGGCCGCCGGGCAGATCGACATCATCAACAACCTGCCCCTCCCGCTCTACGAGACGGCGAAGAAGACCGAGGGGGTGAAGGTGCTGGTAGGCCCCAACACCATCAACTACGCCGTGCCCATCAACGGCCAGATGGACCCGTGGAAGGACGTGCGCGTCCGCCGGGCCCTCGGCTGCTACGGCATCGACCGGGCCCAGATCGTGAGGACCGCTCTGCGGGGGCTCGGCAAGCCCTGGGCGAGCTACTCCCCCGCCGGCGCCAAGGACGCCCTGGACCTCACGAAGGAGTGCCCCCACGACCCCGCCAAGGCGAAGAAGCTCCTCGCCGAGGCGGGCTACGGGCCGGGCAAGCCGCTCAAGATCACCCTGACCACCAACAACTCCGACCCGGCCCACCTCGAGGTGTCCCAGGCGCTCAAGTCCCAGTTTGGCCAGCTCGGGGTCGACATGGAGATCCGCGTGGTGGACTACGCCACCTGGAACCGCGCCTTCGTCGCCCAGCGCCGGCTCCAGCTCACGCTGCAGAACACCCTCTCCTCCCGGACGGTGAACAGCAACTCGCACACCATCCACTCCAAGTCGGGGATCGACTATTACAACATCAAGGATCCCAAGGTGGACGCCTTCCTCGACGAGTGGCGCTCCAACATCGACCCCCGCAAGCAGCTCGAGGCCAGCCACAAGCTCCAGCGCTACATGGTGGAGCAGGGGTACTACCCCAACATCGCCAGCTTCGGCCTCCTGCAGGCGGCGCGGGACTACGTGAAAGGATTCACGAATCTTGGTAAGCTCATGCTCGACTACAGGGCCGTCTGGCTGGACAAGTAA
- a CDS encoding ABC transporter permease, translating to MRSYIIRRLLLLIPTLLGITMVIFLAIQSIPGDPIEAYLGQYYEEELAASLRRQYGLDKPVYVQYVLWLGRLARGDWGKEVLSGLPVLEQILERLPISLELIFGAMIVALMVALPAGIISATRPYTASDYTAMTSSMVGISVPEFFGGILLVLLFSLGLGILPVQGYKPWSQGAAEHVTHMVLPVLTLGLTRGALLTRMVRGCMLEVVGLDYVKTARAKGSPEFLVICKHALKNALIPVVTVMGLQVGFLVGGSIVVETIFSVPGLGQYGINAIASRDYPAVMGFILVSSSIFVLANLTVDLVYAFLDPRIRYEN from the coding sequence ATGCGGTCATACATCATCCGGCGCCTGCTGCTGCTGATCCCGACCCTGCTCGGGATCACCATGGTGATTTTCCTGGCGATCCAGTCGATCCCGGGCGACCCAATCGAGGCCTACCTCGGCCAGTACTATGAGGAGGAGCTCGCGGCCTCGCTCCGCAGGCAGTACGGCCTGGACAAGCCCGTCTACGTCCAATACGTGCTTTGGCTCGGCCGGCTGGCCCGGGGGGACTGGGGCAAGGAGGTCCTCTCGGGCCTGCCGGTCCTGGAGCAGATACTCGAGCGCCTGCCCATCAGCCTCGAGCTCATCTTCGGCGCCATGATCGTGGCTCTCATGGTGGCCCTGCCGGCGGGCATCATCTCGGCCACCCGGCCCTACACGGCCAGCGACTACACCGCCATGACCAGCTCCATGGTGGGCATCTCGGTGCCGGAGTTCTTCGGGGGCATCCTCCTGGTGCTCCTGTTCTCGCTGGGGCTGGGCATCCTGCCTGTCCAGGGCTACAAGCCCTGGTCGCAGGGGGCCGCCGAGCACGTCACGCACATGGTCCTGCCGGTGCTCACCCTGGGCCTCACCCGGGGCGCGCTGCTCACCCGCATGGTGCGCGGCTGCATGCTGGAGGTCGTGGGCCTGGACTACGTCAAGACGGCCCGGGCCAAGGGTTCGCCCGAGTTCCTGGTCATCTGCAAGCACGCCCTGAAGAACGCCCTCATCCCGGTGGTCACGGTGATGGGGCTCCAGGTCGGCTTCCTGGTGGGCGGCTCCATCGTGGTCGAGACCATCTTCTCCGTGCCCGGGCTCGGGCAGTACGGCATCAACGCCATCGCCAGCCGGGACTACCCTGCCGTGATGGGCTTCATTCTGGTATCATCGTCCATCTTCGTCCTGGCGAACCTGACGGTGGACCTGGTATACGCGTTCCTGGATCCGAGGATTCGTTATGAGAACTGA
- a CDS encoding ABC transporter permease translates to MLLMIWRNLCRSKTAIAGLVVVVGLVLTALTADFIAPYSFENPAAGSLQPPSLRHPFGTDPLGRDILTRVIYGTRVALFVGLGSISLAVLFGIPLGISSGYYGGWIDLLVMRLMDLILAFPTFLLAIVIMVILGPSTKNVVLALAIVRIPIFARVIRGSVLTVKELDYVSGARSISASDVRLLFRHILPNCLAPIIVTATVSIAFAILVEANLSFLGLGTQPPTPSWGFDLKQNMTSLSERPFIVVAPGLAIMFTVLGFNLFGDGLRDALDPRTRN, encoded by the coding sequence ATGCTGCTGATGATCTGGCGCAACCTGTGCCGGAGCAAGACCGCCATTGCCGGCCTCGTCGTCGTCGTCGGCCTCGTCCTGACCGCCCTGACGGCCGACTTCATCGCCCCCTACTCCTTCGAGAACCCGGCCGCGGGCAGCCTGCAACCGCCCTCCCTGAGGCATCCCTTCGGCACCGACCCCCTCGGCCGCGACATCCTGACCCGGGTGATCTACGGCACCCGGGTGGCCCTGTTCGTGGGCCTGGGCTCCATCAGCCTCGCGGTGCTGTTCGGCATCCCGCTCGGGATCAGCTCGGGCTACTACGGCGGCTGGATCGACCTGCTCGTCATGCGCCTGATGGACTTGATCCTGGCCTTTCCCACCTTCCTCCTGGCCATCGTGATCATGGTCATCCTGGGCCCCAGCACGAAGAACGTGGTGCTGGCCCTGGCCATCGTGCGCATCCCCATCTTCGCGCGCGTCATCCGGGGGAGCGTCCTCACCGTGAAAGAGCTCGACTACGTCTCCGGCGCCCGGAGCATCTCCGCCTCCGACGTCCGGCTCCTCTTCCGGCACATCCTGCCCAACTGCCTCGCCCCCATCATCGTCACGGCCACCGTGTCCATCGCCTTCGCCATCCTGGTGGAGGCCAACCTCTCGTTCCTCGGCCTGGGCACCCAGCCCCCGACGCCCTCCTGGGGCTTCGACCTGAAGCAGAACATGACCTCCCTCTCCGAGCGGCCGTTCATCGTCGTCGCGCCGGGGCTGGCGATCATGTTCACGGTCCTGGGCTTCAACCTCTTCGGCGACGGCCTGCGGGACGCCCTCGACCCCCGCACCCGCAACTGA
- a CDS encoding acyl-CoA/acyl-ACP dehydrogenase: MEFRLTERQLALQGMAREFARREIRPVARELDRRPDPKDRSPVEVLDKASRLGLRTLGLAEEWGGGGADMVTLCIVGEELGWGDLGTSVILEQDWKLSRVFETLMTEEQKGRFLRAFAGDHRYHFSIAGTEPDSGSDNLIPVDAPGAGMHTSAVRKGAGWVINGMKHFIFNAGLSKLYMVNTRTDPSAGITKGTTFFLLTPDMEGFSYGRYHDKLGMRLGPNRELVFRDLQAPDGNRLGEVNGAYQARRKVRGSNIEAVGPCLGVARAAYEDALEYARNRVQGGRPIIGHQAVGFLLCDCFVQLEAARRLLHYAAWTAEDPAIYDPKMAFMTKAYMGETCFDVVRKALEVWGGMGYMTEAPMEKYLRDVTAFLHSEATNQVMRVRSMPFL, from the coding sequence ATGGAATTCCGGCTCACCGAACGCCAGCTCGCGCTCCAGGGGATGGCCCGGGAGTTCGCCCGCAGGGAGATCCGCCCGGTCGCCCGCGAGCTCGACCGGCGCCCCGACCCCAAGGACCGCAGCCCCGTCGAGGTCCTGGACAAGGCGAGCCGCCTCGGCCTGAGGACGCTGGGCCTGGCCGAGGAGTGGGGCGGCGGCGGGGCCGACATGGTGACGCTGTGCATCGTGGGGGAGGAGCTCGGCTGGGGCGACCTCGGCACGAGCGTCATCCTGGAGCAGGACTGGAAGCTCTCCCGCGTCTTCGAGACCCTGATGACGGAGGAGCAGAAGGGGCGCTTCCTCCGGGCCTTCGCCGGGGACCACCGCTACCACTTCAGCATCGCCGGCACCGAGCCCGACTCGGGCTCGGACAACCTCATCCCCGTCGACGCCCCGGGCGCCGGGATGCACACCTCCGCCGTCCGCAAGGGCGCGGGCTGGGTGATCAACGGCATGAAGCACTTCATCTTCAACGCCGGCCTCTCCAAGCTCTACATGGTGAACACCCGCACCGACCCCTCGGCCGGCATCACCAAGGGGACGACCTTCTTCCTCCTGACCCCGGACATGGAGGGCTTCTCCTACGGCCGCTACCACGACAAGCTGGGCATGCGCCTGGGCCCCAACCGCGAGCTCGTCTTCCGCGACCTCCAGGCGCCGGACGGGAACCGCCTGGGCGAGGTGAACGGCGCCTACCAGGCCCGCCGCAAGGTGCGCGGCTCGAACATCGAGGCGGTGGGTCCCTGCCTCGGCGTGGCCCGCGCCGCCTACGAGGACGCCCTGGAGTACGCCCGCAACCGCGTCCAGGGGGGCAGGCCCATCATCGGGCACCAGGCGGTCGGGTTCCTGCTCTGCGACTGCTTCGTCCAGCTCGAGGCCGCCCGGCGGCTCCTCCACTACGCCGCCTGGACGGCCGAGGACCCCGCCATCTACGACCCCAAGATGGCCTTCATGACCAAGGCCTACATGGGGGAGACCTGCTTCGACGTGGTCCGCAAGGCGCTCGAGGTCTGGGGCGGCATGGGCTACATGACCGAGGCCCCCATGGAGAAGTACCTCCGGGACGTGACCGCCTTCCTCCACTCCGAGGCCACGAACCAGGTCATGCGCGTCCGCTCCATGCCGTTCCTATAA
- a CDS encoding NADPH:quinone reductase, whose protein sequence is MRAMRIHAYSDTLGEPLRLDEVPVPEPGPGELLVRVKAAGVNPIDLSIRRGLPNYVAGLRLPHLLGSECAGEVAALGKGVQGFKEGDRVFAYCPRREAYADYTLMEARSAARLPGSISFSDGAALPVAFQTAWHALVLQAQAGPGEAVLVQGGAGGVGIASIQLARALGCRVLTTVSSEEKAAFCRTHGAHETINYKKEDFAARCRELTGGRGADVIVELAACDNLDKDLDAIPAGGRVVLVGMGTGKGPMTTFRVSGVMGKNARVLGIAARNLEPHIPEVNRRLDALWEKSGFRVPVDQEMPLAKANECHELLRSGRFLGKLVLVP, encoded by the coding sequence ATGCGAGCCATGCGGATCCACGCCTACAGCGACACCCTCGGCGAGCCCCTGCGCCTGGACGAGGTCCCCGTCCCCGAGCCGGGGCCGGGCGAGCTCCTCGTCCGGGTGAAGGCCGCCGGGGTGAACCCCATCGACCTCTCCATCCGCCGGGGGCTGCCGAACTACGTGGCCGGCCTCAGGCTCCCCCACTTGCTGGGGAGCGAGTGCGCGGGCGAAGTGGCGGCCCTGGGCAAGGGCGTCCAGGGCTTCAAGGAGGGCGACCGGGTGTTCGCCTACTGCCCCAGGCGGGAGGCCTACGCCGACTACACCCTCATGGAGGCGCGCTCCGCCGCCCGGCTGCCCGGCTCCATCTCCTTCTCCGACGGGGCCGCCCTCCCGGTGGCCTTCCAGACGGCCTGGCACGCCCTCGTCCTCCAGGCCCAGGCCGGGCCCGGCGAGGCCGTGCTGGTCCAGGGCGGGGCCGGGGGCGTGGGGATCGCCTCCATCCAGCTCGCCCGGGCGCTGGGCTGCCGGGTGCTCACCACCGTCAGCTCGGAGGAGAAGGCCGCCTTCTGCCGCACCCACGGGGCCCACGAGACCATCAACTACAAGAAAGAGGACTTCGCCGCCCGCTGCCGGGAGCTGACCGGGGGCCGGGGCGCGGACGTCATCGTGGAGCTGGCCGCCTGCGACAACCTCGACAAGGACCTGGACGCCATCCCGGCCGGGGGCCGGGTCGTCCTGGTGGGGATGGGGACCGGAAAGGGCCCCATGACCACCTTCCGCGTCTCGGGGGTGATGGGGAAGAACGCCCGCGTCCTCGGCATCGCGGCCCGGAACCTCGAGCCCCACATCCCCGAGGTGAACCGCCGCCTGGACGCCCTGTGGGAGAAGAGCGGCTTCCGGGTGCCCGTGGACCAGGAGATGCCCCTCGCGAAGGCGAACGAGTGCCACGAGCTCTTGCGGAGCGGGCGCTTCCTGGGCAAGCTGGTCCTCGTCCCCTGA
- a CDS encoding NAD(P)-dependent oxidoreductase, giving the protein MAERLGYIGLGKMGLALSRALIKDGHAVSGYDTDPARLKLLKEAGGTPCASAKEVAERSDVTFSILLKPEHIEGNLFGPNSLTEAKKKGLIHVEMSTMYPSWQAELAKKLEAHGVEMLDAPISGSHPKVDDRTISIMVGGKREVFDRVHPILKPLASGVDYTGPSGTGATMKVVTNLYVNSSVALLCEMILLGERCGLSHETMMTCLRKGSVRGAMLEQTAPRIMGRDFAPRGAVEIFVKDMGMAVKLAKEKGFDLQVVKAAREMFQRAEAAGWAKDDATRVLEVYEGKDRKG; this is encoded by the coding sequence ATGGCCGAACGGCTGGGCTACATCGGCTTGGGCAAGATGGGGCTGGCGCTCTCCCGGGCGCTCATTAAGGACGGCCACGCCGTCTCGGGCTACGACACCGACCCCGCGCGCTTGAAGCTCCTGAAGGAAGCGGGCGGCACCCCCTGCGCCTCGGCCAAGGAGGTGGCCGAGCGCTCCGACGTCACCTTCTCCATCCTCCTCAAGCCCGAGCACATCGAGGGGAACCTCTTCGGCCCGAACAGCCTCACCGAGGCGAAGAAGAAGGGCCTCATCCACGTCGAGATGAGCACCATGTACCCGAGCTGGCAGGCCGAGCTCGCGAAGAAGCTCGAGGCCCACGGCGTCGAGATGCTCGACGCCCCCATCTCGGGCTCCCACCCCAAGGTGGACGACCGCACCATCTCCATCATGGTCGGGGGAAAGCGCGAGGTCTTCGACCGCGTCCATCCCATCCTCAAGCCCCTGGCCTCGGGGGTGGACTACACCGGGCCGAGCGGCACCGGGGCCACCATGAAGGTGGTGACAAACCTCTACGTGAATTCTTCCGTCGCCCTCCTGTGCGAGATGATCCTCCTGGGGGAGCGCTGCGGCCTCTCCCACGAGACCATGATGACCTGCCTGCGCAAGGGCTCGGTCCGGGGCGCCATGCTCGAACAGACCGCCCCCCGCATCATGGGGCGCGACTTCGCCCCGCGCGGCGCCGTCGAGATCTTCGTCAAGGACATGGGCATGGCCGTCAAGCTCGCCAAGGAGAAGGGCTTCGACCTCCAGGTGGTGAAGGCGGCCCGCGAGATGTTCCAGCGCGCCGAGGCCGCCGGCTGGGCCAAGGACGACGCCACCCGGGTGCTGGAGGTGTACGAGGGGAAGGACAGGAAGGGGTAG
- a CDS encoding M20/M25/M40 family metallo-hydrolase gives MPDAQERILARVSRDSVVGMTRELVRRPSVNPPGDYAAVADEAERLMREVGLVDIRRSIGEPGRPNIVGRLPGAGGGPAFCLSSHMDVVDPGDLSAWKYPPFEARVEEGILWGRGTADSKGMLAGMLEAIRAIRASGVRLKGDLWFVAAVDDETAGRYGLRYPFEKGLVPARAAILGEATNFDVPHVFKGRIWFELDVIGKASHGAFPEDGVNAIEKAGDVIRAVKGIALPGHPRLGKDTVSVGTIRGGKVVNVGAELCTPAFDIRWWPPLTSRDIRDKVKEAAESAARAGGFRVSDLRASEERDPLEFSEGSGLVRAVRAACKTVRGKEAGLIGWYSSGEIFHMHRNGNIEAGALFGPGEPWQAHAIDEHITLQDLEDGAKVYALIALEMCGGEG, from the coding sequence GTGCCGGACGCCCAGGAACGCATCCTCGCCCGCGTGAGCCGCGACTCCGTCGTCGGGATGACCCGCGAGCTGGTGCGCCGGCCGAGCGTGAACCCGCCCGGGGACTATGCCGCGGTCGCCGACGAGGCCGAGCGGCTGATGCGCGAGGTGGGGCTCGTGGACATCCGGCGCTCGATCGGGGAGCCCGGCCGCCCGAACATCGTCGGCCGCCTGCCCGGCGCGGGCGGGGGGCCCGCCTTCTGCCTCTCCTCCCACATGGACGTGGTGGACCCGGGCGACCTCTCGGCCTGGAAGTACCCTCCCTTCGAGGCCCGGGTGGAGGAGGGCATCCTCTGGGGCCGGGGCACGGCCGACTCCAAGGGCATGCTCGCCGGGATGCTGGAAGCGATCCGCGCCATCCGCGCCTCCGGTGTCCGGCTCAAGGGGGACCTCTGGTTCGTGGCCGCCGTGGACGACGAGACCGCCGGGCGCTACGGCCTGCGCTACCCCTTCGAGAAGGGCCTCGTGCCCGCCCGGGCCGCCATCCTGGGCGAGGCCACCAACTTCGACGTCCCCCACGTCTTCAAGGGGCGCATCTGGTTCGAGCTCGACGTCATCGGCAAGGCCAGCCACGGCGCCTTCCCGGAGGACGGGGTGAACGCCATCGAGAAGGCCGGCGACGTCATCCGGGCGGTGAAGGGCATCGCCCTCCCCGGCCACCCGCGCCTCGGGAAGGACACCGTGAGCGTGGGCACCATCCGGGGGGGCAAGGTGGTGAACGTGGGGGCCGAGCTCTGCACCCCCGCCTTCGACATCCGCTGGTGGCCCCCCCTCACCAGCCGGGACATCCGGGACAAGGTGAAGGAGGCGGCCGAGAGCGCCGCCCGCGCGGGCGGCTTCCGCGTCTCCGATCTCCGGGCGAGCGAGGAGCGCGACCCCCTGGAGTTCTCCGAGGGCTCCGGCCTCGTCCGCGCCGTGCGCGCCGCCTGCAAGACGGTGCGCGGCAAGGAGGCCGGCCTCATCGGCTGGTACTCGAGCGGGGAGATCTTCCACATGCACCGGAACGGCAACATCGAGGCCGGCGCCCTCTTCGGCCCCGGCGAGCCCTGGCAGGCCCACGCCATCGACGAGCACATCACCCTCCAGGATTTGGAGGACGGGGCCAAGGTCTACGCGCTAATTGCGCTGGAGATGTGCGGGGGGGAGGGGTAG
- a CDS encoding XRE family transcriptional regulator gives MTPKLHKSPDNLFADLGRPDAEEAYLRARLLGQILAAVERMGLTQGDLARLLGIKQPEASNLMRGKLSRFSLERLVAYLLALGGDVEVAVRWKKGRACGKPGVLRFAERRASLSGKLSDI, from the coding sequence ATGACCCCGAAACTCCACAAGAGCCCGGACAACCTCTTCGCGGACCTGGGAAGGCCCGACGCGGAGGAGGCCTACCTGCGGGCGCGGCTCCTCGGCCAGATTCTCGCCGCCGTGGAGCGGATGGGGCTGACGCAGGGGGACCTGGCCCGGCTGCTCGGCATCAAGCAGCCCGAGGCGTCCAACCTCATGCGCGGCAAGCTCTCGCGCTTCTCGCTGGAGCGGCTCGTGGCGTACCTGCTCGCCCTGGGCGGGGACGTGGAGGTCGCCGTGCGCTGGAAGAAAGGGAGGGCGTGCGGGAAACCGGGCGTTCTCCGCTTCGCGGAGCGGCGGGCTAGCCTGTCCGGAAAACTCTCCGACATTTGA